ATGTGGGTCCCCATCGGGAGCGTGTTCTCGACGCTAGAGCTGCTCCCGCTGGTGTTCATCCTCTACGAGGCGCTGGGTCAGTACCGGGCCATGTCGGAAACTGGCGGGTTCCCCTACAAGCTCCCGTTCATGTTCATCATCGCCAGCGGGGTCTGGAACTTCGTCGGTGCCGGCGTGCTCGGGTTCTTCATCAACCTCCCGCTCATCAACTACTACGAGCACGGCACCTACCTCACGGTCGGCCACGCCCACGCCGCGATGTTCGGGGCGTTCGGCTTCCTCGCGCTGGGGATGGTCACCTACATGCTCCAGCTCGCCATCAAGCCCGGCCGCTGGGACGGCTCCTGGCTCCGGGCGGCGTTCTGGTGCTGGAACGTCGGCCTCGCACTGATGGTGTTCGTCTCCGTCCTGCCCGTGGGCTTCCTCCAGCTGGAGGCGGCGTTCACCGGGAGCTACGCCGCGGCCCGGAGCGTGGCGTTCTACAACCAGCCGCTCGTCCAGACGCTGTTCTGGGCGCGGCTCCCCGGTGACACGCTCATCATCCTCGGGACGGCCATCTACGCGGCCGACCTGATCCGCAAGCGGTTCGTCCTCCGGCGGTCCGAGGACGACCCCACGGTCGAGGACATGGCCGTCGCGGAGGGCGTCATGAGCGACGACTGAGTTACCGCCGGGTTTCGGCTGTGGTCATCACGGCCGGAACACGGCTCGCCGACAGCAACGAGAAGAGAGTGACCCGTCGGATCTAGACGGGGAACTGCGTCGCCGTCCCGGCGACGATGACCCACGTCACGAGGACGGCGTTGATCGTCGCGCCGACCCAGACCCGACCCGTCTTCCTGAAGAAGTAGGTGCTGACGAAAGCCACGATGCTGAGCAGGGCGACGAACTGCAGCGCCAGGATTGTCAGCAGCGGGTGGCCAAGCGGCAGGGGCTGGCCAGTCAGCAGTGGGATGTACTGAACCGCCAGCAGCACGACGAACCCACCGACGACGATGAGCCAGTTCGTCGCCATCGCGCGGCGGAGCGACCGGGACTCGCCCTCGGGACGGAGCTGACCGTGCAGGAGCGCACCGAGGACGACGAAGAAGGCAAACAGCGGCAAGAGATACGAGAAGCTGATCCGGAACTGCGCCGGGGACAGGAGTTTGATGGCGAACACCCAGATGCGGAAGTCCGTCTGGAACAGGAACGCCACGACAGCTTCCAGCAGATACAGCACACCGACGGTAACGACACCGGCCAGGACCGAGACGCCGACTGTCCGCGCGCCGTCGCCCGTATCGAGGCCGTAGCTCGCCAGCGACACCGAGGGGTCGTCCGCGTTAGTCGTGTAGTGCCACACCGCGAACAGCACCGCGGTGATGACCGCGTTCCCCAGCGCCCAGACGATCACGCCGTTGTTGATCTGCTGTGGGAACAGCCAACTGAGGCCGATAATCGCCGGTGCAACGTCTTGCAACGGGAAGTACGTCACAATCGGAATCGCGGCGGCGAGCAGCGACGCCCCGTAGCGTTTCGCGCCGGTCATCCCCTTCCCGTCGGGGTACTCCCGTCGGAGCCTGTCGGTCGGTGCCCGGTCGATGAGCAGGCCGCCGACCGGGAACAGCGACAGCACGCCGCCGATGAGGGCAACAAAGGTCCCGAGCGATTTCCAGTACCAGACCTGGTTGCTCGGGTCCATCTCGTCTTCGCCTTCGAGCGTTAGCTGGAGCCACTCGATGGACGCGCCGATGGCTGCGGTCGAGAAGTGGTCGCCGGGGTGAGTGGTTGCCGGGGTGTACAGTTGCCGTGCGGTCCCGTCCTCGACACTGCCGTAGGTACGCCCCTCCTCGACGGCGCTGTCCGTGCCGAACACCGTCTGGAGTTTGTCGCTCTGCTCAACGTCGGACGCACTCGCCGTCCCCCACATCAACGGGGCGAACTCGTCGTACTCGCTGAACACGACGGCGAGGTTCCGTGGGAACG
The genomic region above belongs to Haloarcula hispanica ATCC 33960 and contains:
- a CDS encoding alpha/beta fold hydrolase, whose amino-acid sequence is MNDDRRLWFVAAVSLLLIFSGSGLAWTVQTDAGSVEVRDVKFSGTNGTMMSGTLYIPEEASSASPQPGVLAVHGYINSKETQSPFAIEYARRGFVVLAIDQTGHGYSDPPAFKNGYGGPDSLEYLRSLDYVDNENIGLEGHSMGGWTVITAAAAHPDGYESMVIEGSSTGSNRAPEGTDSFPRNLAVVFSEYDEFAPLMWGTASASDVEQSDKLQTVFGTDSAVEEGRTYGSVEDGTARQLYTPATTHPGDHFSTAAIGASIEWLQLTLEGEDEMDPSNQVWYWKSLGTFVALIGGVLSLFPVGGLLIDRAPTDRLRREYPDGKGMTGAKRYGASLLAAAIPIVTYFPLQDVAPAIIGLSWLFPQQINNGVIVWALGNAVITAVLFAVWHYTTNADDPSVSLASYGLDTGDGARTVGVSVLAGVVTVGVLYLLEAVVAFLFQTDFRIWVFAIKLLSPAQFRISFSYLLPLFAFFVVLGALLHGQLRPEGESRSLRRAMATNWLIVVGGFVVLLAVQYIPLLTGQPLPLGHPLLTILALQFVALLSIVAFVSTYFFRKTGRVWVGATINAVLVTWVIVAGTATQFPV